A portion of the Corticium candelabrum chromosome 5, ooCorCand1.1, whole genome shotgun sequence genome contains these proteins:
- the LOC134180573 gene encoding collectin-11-like: MVAAYLVKTAFFIVLALSDAVGVDLLNLDTCPTSCKEWVNGIAPYLKGQKGDVGRPGNPGIPGEQGAGGPPGRAGSPGDPGISGNDGHPGFPGQPGRAGLPGSRGDMGRRGPTGEKGQKGKTGDIFLEFPTCRHDQYLSYDGNAIECIPITDYLPAQHQSKCDCKCDCLSKEEIAFVRRLMAQEKGKPDEKGTVSFPPTKPTYSRNGRGSAKPVLSGRSKASASASFVSGTIASRIGTNEVVSATEPGYVSKVKEETPDPYTPSCPHLYAPTSGALICLEMMKKGYLIVCDVLCEAPSHVFSEVPSNPYFCGANTHYSWYSDWSSPKLALRVPVCQASTSQTSRLIVSPDYYYRKSCSSYKRRDISSMASDFHWRLLQIGLCDKSRSCNISKVQLICSTQ, translated from the exons ATGGTGGCGGCTTATCTCGTCAAGACTGCGTTCTTTATTGTGCTGGCGTTGAGCGACGCTGTCGGCGTGGATCTCCTGAATTTGGACACTTGTCCGACGTCTTGTAAAGAATGGGTGAATGGCATAGCTCCA TATTTGAAGGGGCAGAAGGGCGATGTTGGACGACCGGGAAAT CCTGGAATTCCTGGTGAACAAGGCGCTGGAGGCCCACCTGGAAGAGCAGGATCTCCAGGAGATCCA GGCATTTCTGGAAATGATGGCCATCCAGGGTTTCCTGGCCAACCAGGGCGGGCAGGCTTA CCAGGGAGTCGTGGAGACATGGGACGAAGAGGGCCTACAGGAGAGAAAGGACAGAAAGGAAAGACT GGAGATATTTTTCTCGAGTTTCCCACTTGTCGTCATGATCAATATCTCTCGTATGATGGAAATGCAATTGAATGCATACCAATAA ctgaTTATTTACCGGCACAACACCAGAGTAAGTGTGACTGCAAATGTGACTGTCTCAGCAAGGAAGAAATTGCATTTGTACGTCGTTTGATGGCACAAGAAAAGGGGAAACCAGATGAAAAG GGCACGGTATCATTTCCACCTACAAAACCTACATACTCGAGAAACGGCAGGGGCTCAGCAAAACCAGTTCTTTCTGGAAGATCGAAAGCATCTGCTAGTGCAAGTTTTGTTAGTGGCACAATTGCAAGCAGAATTGGAACAAATGAAGTTGTTTCAGCAACAGAACCAGGCTACGTTAGCAAAGTGAAGGAAG AAACGCCCGACCCTTATACTCCATCTTGTCCACATCTTTACGCTCCAACAAGTGGTGCTCTGATTTGTCTGGAGATGATGAAAAAGGGCTACTTGATTGTATGTGATGTCTTGTGTGAGGCTCCATCTCATGTTTTTAGTGAAGTGCCATCAAACCCGTACTTCTGTGGTGCCAACACACACTATTCATGGTACAGCGACTGGAGTTCTCCAAAATTAGCTCTTCGAGTTCCAGTTTGTCAAG CTTCTACATCGCAAACAAGTAGGTTGATAGTGTCGCCAGACTACTATTATAGAAAGAGCTGTAGCAGCTATAAACGAAGAGACATCTCTTCAATGGCATCAGACTTTCATTGGCGTCTTCTCCAGATTGGCCTGTGTGACAAGAGTCGTTCTTGCAACATTAGTAAAGTACAACTGATTTGTTCAACACAGTAA